ttgttgttgggtctcaaagcaagtctattggggttcacatcatttggtatcagagcaagttttccaatcaggtgtaattctatcttttatctattgcatctttaattctagggttttattgttctagggttgcaaaaaaaaaaaaaagtgcagaaattcgtttttcctagggctgccagattattctatcattttggtttcatgtttatcaacattaggtggctaaattgcttgtttgtgggctgccaaaatttgcagcatCTGTAGGGTTTGAAAGTTctgggtttcttgcatctttaagtttgtcaattccttggaatgtcgtttcattgattctcttctatttccttgccaatttttatgtgtttgaattcagttgtttgattgttgcaattgaatattgctgtttttgactgaaatagtgagaaaagaaaagaaaggaaaagaaaagaaaagaaaggaaaggaaaagaaaagaaaagaaaagaaaagaaaagaaaggaaaggaaaaaaaaaatcaaaaaaaaaaaaaaaaaaaaaaatccgaatttttattttatttcaaaggggctgcatatatcattatagttgatatattgtcttgtgattactctttcccttgtatcatttccttgagtcttgtgtcattttattctttcagtgttttctcttgttcttgtttcttggaccaaattactagttggaataagacaaggttgtattgtcttgatttagttcaattagttctgaaagaacttgagtgggaaaactcttgaggtaaaaggcaagagagtgtgagatcattaacgaaaaaaaaaagccaattaagagtgaaacacgagtggagtgctatttttcgagtgtaaacacgtaagggagcgtgtgaggtcttttccactaatagttttttttgtgtgcagcgtgtacgatgtctcataaaagtgactcatcaccaaaggggatggcagataactcctttatattgcaggctatgcaacaacagtttgaacgattgaacatgatgttaggggaagtgagagataggatggatcaacaagatgaagtaattaaaaatttacatggtgggagagataggaggagacgtgaacctagaagagaacatgagtatgaagatgaaggagatggtgaggatgaggaagatctaatttctgaagttgggatgggtaggcatagaggagtcaggcgtgaaagaggatttaggggaaacccacggggtcgtgatggagtagatagggaccttgagagcatcaaaatgaaaataccatctttccaaggtagaactgaccctgaagcttatttagagtgggagaagaagatagagttgatctttgagtgtcataactattcagaggagaagaaagtgaagttggcagtaattgagttcactgattatgctattatttggtgggatcaattagtgaccaataggaggaggaattatgagaggtctgtcgagacatggggagagttgaaagctctcatgaggcggagatttgtacctagccactactacagggacctctaccagaaattacaaaatcttacacaagggtctaggagtgtggaggactaccataaggagatggaggtggctatgatacgggcgaatgtagaggaggatagggaggccactatggctagatttttgtgtggtttgaatagggagatagctaatgtggttgagttacaacattatgtagaaatagaagacatggtgcacatggctatgaaggtggagaggcaattaaagaggaaagggacatcaaggtacacttcagtttctagcactccttggaaactaaagtgggagaaagatcatcgagctgtaacaaaggcaaagacagaaccacctaaaggaaacgatgaaggaactagcaacaaacccaagttggcatcccaaccttctagaaatagagatattaaatgctttaagtgtttgggttcaggccacatcgcttctcaatgtccaaacaaacgtgtgatgattatgcgtgacaatggggaggtgatgactgcaagtgaggatgatcgtgatgggatacctgagttggaggatgctagtgatgatgatggagtagaataccccgtaacaggtgagtcccttgttgccaggcgtgctctcaacacacaaattaagatggatgaagcagagcaacaaagggagaacattttccatactagatgccacatcaatggcaaggtatgtagtatgataattgatgggggaagttgtactaatgttgctagcactacattagttgaaaaattgaatttacctaccttgaaacactcccgaccatacaagctgcagtggttgaatgattgtggggaggttagggtggatagacaagtgttggttactttttccattgggaagtatcaagatgaagtgctttgtgatgttgtgcctatgcatgctggccatatattgttggggagaccatggcaatatgataggagagtgatacatgatggattcaaaaacatgtacagctttgtaaaggagggcaaaacaaccaagcttgctcctttaactccaagacaggtctatgaggaccaactgaaactgaaaagtgaggttgctcaaaagagaaagagtgaaaatgagagtgataaaaaaagaaagagtgaaaaagagattgagcaaaaaagaaagagtgaaaaagaaaaaaagtctgctgagagaaaaggaaaggcaaAAGTGAGCttctatgcaagagagagtgaggttaagagagctttcttagcagatcgccctatgatttttcttgtctataaagagtcttatcttaatcttgatgaaactaaccaaactcttcctagtttggctgtttctttgttgcaggagtttgaggatgtattcccagaggaaatgcctaatgagttgccacccattagaggcattgagcaccagattgatttcgtgcccggggctgctattccaaaccgaccagcttatagaagtaatccagatgagacaaaggagcttcagaggcaagttgaggatttgatgagcaaggggtacgtgagggagagcatgagcccatgtgcagtaccagtgcttctagtgcctaagaaggatgggacgtggaggatgtgcattgattgcagggcggttaataatatcacggtaaagtatcgccatcccattcctagattagatgatatgctcgatgaattgcatggctcatgtatttttagtaaaattgatcttaaaagtgggtaccatcaaattagaatgaaagagggtgatgaatggaaaactgcttttaagactaagtatgggctttatgaatggttggttatgccatttggacttacaaatgcgcccagtactttcatgagattaatgaatcatgtcctacgtgcgttcataggcaagtttgtggttgtgtactttgatgatatcctagtgtacagcaaggacttaaatgagcatattgagcatttgagatatgtgtttaatgtgttgagatgtgaaaagttatatgctaacttcaagaaatgtaccttttgtatggaggaagttgtttttcttggttatgttgttagtacaaagggtattgaagtggatgaagagaaagtcaaggccattaaggagtggccaacaccaaagagcgtcactgaggtaagaagctttcatggtttagctagcttttatcggcgttttgttaaagattttagcaccattgctgcaccactcactgaagtcattaaaaagaatgttgggtttcattggggggctaatcaagagaatgcatttgccactattaaggaaaggttgtgctctgcacccgtgttagcattaccagattttaacaaagcttttgagattgaatgtgatgcctcaggaatagggattggagccgttttgatgcaggataggcggccgattgccttcttcagtgagaagctaagtggggcatccctgaagtaccctacttatgacaaagaactttatgctcttgttcgtgcattagagacttggcagcactacttgtggcctagggaatttgtgatccacaccgatcatgaatcgttgaagcatctcaagggtcaaggtaagttgaataagaggcatgctagatggatggaatacattgagacctttccatatgtcatccgttacaagcaaggtaaggagaatattgttgctgatgctttatcacggaggtatgtgcttcttacttctatgagtgctaaaatgcttgggtttgaatatgtgaaagatatgtatgccgatgatgttgacttttctgatgtgtatatggcatgtgataaggcggcatttggtaagttttacaagcatgatggttacttgtttaaagaagataaactgtgtgtacctagttgttctatgcgtgagttattggtgcgtgaggcacatggcgggggattaatgggacactttggtgtcaagaaaaccttagacatattgcatgaacatttcttttggcctaagatgaaaagagacatcaatcgcatttgtagcaggtgcatcacatgtagaaaggccaaatctaaggttttgccacatgggttatatacacccttacccgttcctagtgagccatgggtagacatatctatggactttgttttggggctgcctaggacaaaaaggggtagagattctatttttgtagttgtggatagatttagcaagatggcacatttcattccatgccataaaacagatgatgccacaagcatagctgacttgtttttcaaagagatagtgcgactccatggtgtacccaggagcattgtttctgatagggatgttaaatttcttagctacttttggaaggtgttgtggggaaaattaggtactaaactcttattttccactacttgtcacccacagactgatggtcagactgaagtagttaataggactttaactcagcttttacgcactgttgttcaaaagaatttaaagagttgggaggattgtttgccatttatagagtttgcatataataggaccatgcatactactacttcatactctcattttgaaattgtttatggttttaatccacttactcctttagatttgatgcctttgcctattgatggcaggagtagcttagatggacaaaagaaggcagagttggtgaagtcacttcatgagagggtacggcttcaaattgcccaaaacaatgaaaggtttgcttcccaagccaataaagggcgacggcgtgtcacctttgaaccaggagattgggtttgggttcacatgcgcaaagaaagattcccagcccatagacggactaagttgcatcctcgaggagatggacctttccaaattcttgagaaaattaatgacaatgcatataaagtggatcttccaagtgaatataatgtttctgctaccttcaatgtttctgatctttctccttttgatgtaggtgaagattcgaggtcgaatccttttgaggagagggggaatgatgggaaccaaggtggagctacccttaaagatcccttgcaaattccagatgggccaattacaagatcaagagccaagaagatcaaggaagcaatgcaaggattggtgcaatccacttgggatgaagctaggaagagcccaacactcaagatgggcttcaaggaaaaagaaccagttttgatccacttgatacaagctatggaagacatgacttagagattgggcctattgttgttaaggctttcaatttgtttaacggtattttattattaatttagaagaagtgggcttgaggatgcttggcccacgta
This is a stretch of genomic DNA from Carya illinoinensis cultivar Pawnee chromosome 3, C.illinoinensisPawnee_v1, whole genome shotgun sequence. It encodes these proteins:
- the LOC122304748 gene encoding uncharacterized protein LOC122304748 — translated: EEKKVKLAVIEFTDYAIIWWDQLVTNRRRNYERSVETWGELKALMRRRFVPSHYYRDLYQKLQNLTQGSRSVEDYHKEMEVAMIRANVEEDREATMARFLCGLNREIANVVELQHYVEIEDMVHMAMKVERQLKRKGTSRYTSVSSTPWKLKWEKDHRAVTKAKTEPPKGNDEGTSNKPKLASQPSRNRDIKCFKCLGSGHIASQCPNKRVMIMRDNGEVMTASEDDRDGIPELEDASDDDGVEYPVTGESLVARRALNTQIKMDEAEQQRENIFHTRCHINGKVCSMIIDGGSCTNVASTTLVEKLNLPTLKHSRPYKLQWLNDCGEVRVDRQVLVTFSIGKYQDEVLCDVVPMHAGHILLGRPWQYDRREFEDVFPEEMPNELPPIRGIEHQIDFVPGAAIPNRPAYRSNPDETKELQRQVEDLMSKGYVRESMSPCAVPVLLVPKKDGTWRYVVSTKGIEVDEEKVKAIKEWPTPKSVTEVRSFHGLASFYRRFVKDFSTIAAPLTEVIKKNVGFHWGANQENAFATIKERLCSAPVLALPDFNKAFEIECDASGIGIGAVLMQDRRPIAFFSEKLSGASLKYPTYDKELYALVRALETWQHYLWPREFVIHTDHESLKHLKGQGKLNKRHARWMEYIETFPYVIRYKQGKENIVADALSRRYHDGYLFKEDKLCVPSCSMRELLVREAHGGGLMGHFGVKKTLDILHEHFFWPKMKRDINRICSRCITCRKAKSKVLPHGLYTPLPVPSEPWVDISMDFVLGLPRTKRGRDSIFVVVDRFSKMAHFIPCHKTDDATSIADLFFKEIVRLHGVPRSIVSDRDVKFLSYFWKVLWGKLGTKLLFSTTCHPQTDGQTEVVNRTLTQLLRTVVQKNLKSWEDCLPFIEFAYNRTMHTTTSYSHFEIVYGFNPLTPLDLMPLPIDGRNWVWVHMRKERFPAHRRTKLHPRGDGPFQILEKINDNAYKVDLPSEYNVSATFNVSDLSPFDVGEDSRSNPFEERGNDGNQGGATLKDPLQIPDGPITRSRAKKIKEAMQGLS